In Rubripirellula amarantea, a single genomic region encodes these proteins:
- the hypF gene encoding carbamoyltransferase HypF: MKTVTSPQLRVAKRLTLTGSVQGIGMRPAIARLAEQSRVHGFVRNTCSGVEVHVEGDTESVARFTDALRSHLPTASELDSLQQIAAEVEQFDSFAIIQPSELNQQDSLTTRVPADLVVCDRCREEIRDAANRRYDYPFTSCTDCGPRYSIIQRMPYERSQTSMTEFALCETCQAEYASASDRRFHSQTNACSKCGPQLWACDANHRTIAGGHDAIELAATAIRNGQIVALRGLGGYQLIVDAGSQSAIERLRRRKQRQGKPLAVMVGSLSKAEPFATMNDVEREQLTCSAGPIVVAAATANARICRAVTQFASESSAQSAIQELGTIGLFLPTTPLHQRLLDRVDGPLVCTSGNLEGEPLAFERDAAMDDLHSIADVWLHHDRPITRPIDDSVVRVIAGRAVSLRLARGYAPLNLNIVIERPTIAVGGHQKVAIALSNGRQSLLGPHIGDMNTIAARQRFADQVHDLTELYGVHDFDIVCDLHPDYFTTQWSQNQPNRCVQVQHHHAHIAAGMLQHGWQDQQVLGVAFDGTGYGTDGTIWGGEFLRCTASSFERVGHLRQFGLVGGDQAIREPWRVATSLVRDALGDSQAAELSFQSRDARTLIPLLSRPALSTVTTSAGRLFDGVAALVLQIESCQYEGQAAISLEAVCDQSALGHYRFPIIQGQPKIVDWRPMIRELMQDRADGVPPDVMAMRFHRGLAIAITEFCDAYSPLSVVLGGGVFQNRILVELLADQMRARPLGLPGMIPVGDGGLAAGQLLIADALARQGSSQLCA, from the coding sequence ATGAAAACAGTAACTTCGCCCCAACTGCGGGTCGCCAAACGATTGACCCTGACTGGCAGTGTGCAAGGAATCGGCATGCGCCCCGCGATCGCACGTCTTGCCGAACAGTCGCGGGTACACGGCTTCGTTCGCAACACGTGTAGCGGCGTCGAAGTACATGTCGAGGGCGATACCGAATCTGTCGCCCGGTTCACCGACGCACTTCGCAGTCACCTGCCGACCGCTTCAGAACTAGATTCGCTGCAGCAAATCGCCGCCGAAGTCGAGCAGTTCGACTCCTTCGCGATCATCCAGCCAAGTGAGCTGAACCAGCAAGACAGCTTAACGACTCGAGTGCCAGCCGATTTGGTCGTCTGCGATCGTTGCCGCGAAGAGATTCGTGATGCAGCGAATCGGCGATACGATTATCCGTTCACAAGCTGCACCGACTGCGGACCGCGGTATTCCATCATCCAGCGGATGCCCTACGAACGATCGCAAACAAGTATGACCGAGTTCGCGTTATGCGAAACTTGCCAAGCAGAATACGCATCTGCATCGGATCGACGTTTTCATTCGCAGACCAACGCGTGTTCAAAATGCGGTCCGCAGCTATGGGCGTGCGACGCAAACCATCGCACAATCGCCGGCGGTCACGATGCGATCGAACTAGCCGCGACGGCCATTCGCAACGGACAAATCGTGGCGCTGCGTGGGCTGGGCGGTTATCAATTGATCGTCGACGCAGGCTCTCAATCCGCGATCGAGCGACTACGCCGTCGCAAACAACGCCAGGGCAAACCGCTGGCCGTGATGGTGGGCAGTCTGTCGAAGGCGGAACCGTTTGCGACCATGAATGATGTGGAACGCGAACAATTGACGTGTTCCGCGGGTCCAATTGTGGTCGCAGCGGCAACAGCGAACGCCCGCATTTGCCGGGCCGTCACGCAATTCGCTTCTGAATCCTCTGCTCAATCCGCAATTCAGGAGTTGGGAACGATTGGTTTGTTCTTGCCCACCACTCCATTGCATCAACGGTTACTTGACCGTGTCGATGGCCCGTTGGTTTGCACCAGCGGGAACCTCGAAGGCGAACCGTTGGCGTTTGAACGCGATGCTGCGATGGACGATTTACACTCGATCGCTGACGTGTGGTTGCACCATGACCGCCCGATTACCCGACCGATCGACGACAGTGTTGTGCGAGTGATTGCCGGTCGTGCTGTTTCGCTGCGACTCGCACGTGGCTATGCCCCGTTGAACCTTAACATCGTCATCGAGCGTCCAACGATCGCAGTGGGCGGACATCAAAAAGTGGCGATTGCACTGAGCAATGGTAGGCAATCCCTTCTTGGTCCTCACATCGGCGACATGAATACGATTGCCGCACGCCAACGTTTTGCAGATCAAGTCCATGACCTGACCGAACTATACGGGGTGCATGATTTTGACATCGTCTGTGATTTGCACCCGGACTATTTTACGACCCAGTGGTCACAGAATCAGCCCAACCGTTGCGTGCAAGTGCAGCATCATCACGCTCATATCGCTGCCGGTATGTTGCAGCACGGTTGGCAGGATCAGCAAGTCCTGGGTGTGGCGTTTGACGGCACGGGATACGGAACTGACGGAACGATTTGGGGCGGCGAGTTTCTGCGATGCACGGCAAGCAGTTTCGAGCGAGTTGGACATCTCAGGCAGTTCGGTTTGGTCGGCGGAGATCAAGCGATTCGTGAACCTTGGCGAGTGGCGACGTCGCTCGTGCGAGACGCCTTGGGTGATTCGCAAGCAGCCGAATTGTCGTTCCAATCGCGTGATGCACGGACGCTGATTCCGCTATTGTCGCGTCCCGCTTTGTCGACTGTCACCACTAGCGCGGGACGATTGTTTGACGGAGTGGCCGCGTTAGTATTGCAAATCGAAAGTTGTCAGTACGAAGGTCAAGCAGCGATATCGTTGGAAGCAGTGTGCGATCAATCGGCACTTGGGCACTACCGCTTTCCGATCATCCAAGGGCAACCCAAAATTGTCGACTGGCGTCCGATGATTCGTGAGCTGATGCAAGATCGCGCCGATGGAGTTCCACCTGATGTGATGGCGATGCGTTTTCACCGCGGTCTAGCGATCGCGATCACTGAATTCTGTGACGCGTATTCGCCGCTATCGGTGGTTCTCGGTGGCGGAGTGTTTCAAAATCGAATCTTGGTCGAATTGCTGGCTGACCAAATGCGAGCACGACCGCTTGGCCTGCCAGGGATGATTCCCGTCGGCGACGGCGGGCTTGCTGCTGGTCAATTACTCATCGCCGATGCATTGGCACGTCAAGGGAGTTCGCAACTATGTGCTTAG
- a CDS encoding 2Fe-2S iron-sulfur cluster-binding protein has protein sequence MVGIILIGSVVAYLLVAEFVYRDTERRYRTDLGEDGKNILTIAKPTSALNDESKRNDESKPVDDSTQVATEGWKGWREMVVAAIKDESPDCRSFYLTPRDMQSLPRFMGGQSILVRCPVANPVANPVANPVANPVANPVANRDTANATEPSTPRSVSRCYSLSSAPADPMYRITVKRVPDGRMSRQLHDTIKLGDLIEVQSPRGRFVIDTHRTDRPLLLIAAGIGITPMLSMLLQSLSETPQRQVHLYYQLRDHDNTPFLSFLRQLARTADGKERFKLHVWFSRPTADNKANHSDAVGRITADQIVSRLNSTDGDYRICGPAEFMSTIAEGLIDSGVIESSVQYESFGGQPAGRGAIAVRNGAKTEDSTSSNSSDAKFKVQFTKSQISSEFNSSDDTLLEVAESAGVSVDSSCRSGQCGSCVHRLIRGSVEYPELPECEFGEDEVVLCAARPVSDIEIEA, from the coding sequence ATGGTAGGGATAATTCTAATTGGATCGGTCGTTGCCTACCTTTTGGTCGCCGAGTTCGTCTATCGAGATACCGAGCGTCGATACCGGACCGACTTGGGCGAGGACGGTAAAAATATTCTTACGATCGCGAAACCGACCTCCGCACTGAACGACGAGTCTAAACGGAACGACGAGTCCAAACCGGTCGACGATTCCACGCAGGTCGCCACCGAGGGATGGAAGGGTTGGCGTGAAATGGTGGTCGCAGCGATCAAGGATGAATCGCCCGATTGTCGCTCGTTCTACTTAACGCCAAGGGACATGCAATCGCTACCGAGGTTCATGGGCGGACAATCCATCTTGGTTCGATGCCCTGTCGCCAACCCTGTCGCCAACCCTGTCGCCAACCCTGTCGCCAACCCTGTCGCCAACCCTGTCGCCAACCGTGACACTGCGAACGCGACTGAACCAAGCACTCCGCGTTCAGTGTCTCGATGCTACAGCTTGTCGAGTGCCCCGGCGGACCCCATGTATCGCATTACCGTCAAACGGGTACCCGACGGACGGATGAGTCGCCAACTGCACGACACAATCAAGCTGGGTGATTTGATCGAAGTCCAGTCGCCACGTGGACGATTCGTCATCGACACTCATCGCACCGACCGTCCTTTGCTCCTGATCGCTGCGGGAATAGGGATCACCCCGATGCTATCGATGCTGCTTCAGAGTCTGTCGGAAACTCCGCAACGGCAAGTGCACCTTTACTATCAGCTTCGCGATCACGACAACACGCCGTTCCTTTCGTTTCTTCGCCAATTGGCACGCACAGCCGATGGGAAAGAGCGATTCAAACTGCACGTCTGGTTTAGTCGCCCCACTGCGGACAATAAAGCAAATCACTCAGACGCAGTCGGACGAATCACCGCCGATCAAATTGTTTCACGACTCAATAGCACCGATGGCGACTATCGCATTTGCGGACCTGCCGAGTTCATGTCCACCATTGCCGAAGGCTTAATAGATTCAGGAGTCATCGAGTCGTCAGTGCAATATGAGTCCTTTGGCGGACAACCGGCAGGACGAGGGGCTATCGCTGTACGGAATGGTGCGAAAACTGAAGATTCAACATCGTCAAACAGTTCCGATGCGAAATTCAAGGTGCAGTTTACGAAGAGCCAAATCTCTAGCGAATTCAATTCTAGCGACGACACGCTGCTTGAGGTTGCAGAGTCCGCGGGCGTCTCGGTCGACTCTTCGTGCCGTTCGGGTCAATGCGGATCATGCGTTCATCGATTGATCCGAGGAAGCGTTGAATATCCTGAACTTCCAGAGTGTGAATTTGGTGAGGATGAAGTCGTTCTTTGTGCGGCCCGCCCCGTCAGCGACATCGAAATTGAAGCTTGA
- the can gene encoding carbonate dehydratase: protein MNISQLLHNNQSWADQQIADDPEFFQRLSQIQAPEYLWIGCADSRVPANQIVGMAPGELFVHRNVANLVVHTDLNCLSVIQFAVQVLKVKHIIVCGHYGCGGVTAALFHKELGLIENWLRHIQDTIGVHEQLLDSLECPRDRTNRLCEINVIEQVMNVCRTTITRDAWRQGQSLAVHGWIYALTDGRLQDLQISVESPDQMQKAYETAISSLGSRPLPQS from the coding sequence ATGAACATCTCGCAATTGCTTCACAACAATCAATCATGGGCTGACCAGCAGATCGCTGATGACCCAGAGTTCTTTCAACGCTTATCTCAAATTCAGGCGCCCGAGTATCTTTGGATTGGATGCGCCGACAGTCGCGTCCCCGCAAACCAGATTGTTGGCATGGCACCGGGCGAATTGTTTGTTCACCGCAATGTGGCCAACTTGGTTGTGCACACAGACCTAAATTGCCTGTCCGTGATTCAGTTCGCGGTCCAAGTGCTGAAGGTCAAGCATATCATCGTCTGTGGACACTACGGTTGCGGCGGCGTGACGGCGGCATTGTTCCACAAAGAACTTGGGTTGATCGAAAACTGGCTTCGGCATATCCAAGACACCATTGGCGTTCATGAGCAATTGCTTGACTCCCTTGAATGCCCGCGCGATCGAACAAATCGACTATGTGAGATCAACGTTATCGAACAGGTGATGAATGTATGCAGAACCACCATCACCCGGGACGCGTGGCGACAAGGCCAATCGTTAGCCGTACACGGTTGGATCTATGCACTCACCGACGGACGTTTACAGGACTTGCAGATCAGTGTTGAAAGCCCTGATCAAATGCAAAAGGCGTACGAAACGGCGATCAGTAGCTTGGGATCGCGCCCGCTTCCACAATCATGA
- the hypE gene encoding hydrogenase expression/formation protein HypE — MNQTSWELHCPVAVNNDSPRVMLAHGEGGRMMRKLIRETIVDILSSESLAEMDDAARLPAIDGPLAMTTDSFVVSPLFFPGGDIGSLCVYGTVNDLAVSGAKPLYLTLSLILEEGLPIAVLQEVLQSVARAANQTGIKIVAGDTKVVPRGAADGLFINTTGIGELVDPVPPGPQALCEGDELIVTGPVGRHGIAVLCAREELALQPAPTSDCGSLVAATMQLRHRLGTRLRTMRDATRGGVGAVLHEWSESSGLTLAVNEKDIPVSPDVRGASELLGLDPIHIANEGTMLIAVESGASEDALEALRSLPETQYSAKIGTAITRQATPVTITRMFGRPQPLDQPQGAPQPRIC; from the coding sequence ATGAATCAAACCTCTTGGGAACTTCACTGTCCCGTGGCCGTCAACAACGACAGCCCGCGTGTCATGCTTGCTCACGGCGAAGGTGGGCGGATGATGCGAAAGTTGATTCGCGAGACGATCGTTGACATCCTTTCGAGCGAATCACTCGCTGAGATGGATGACGCAGCAAGATTGCCGGCGATCGACGGACCGCTGGCCATGACAACGGACAGCTTCGTAGTCTCGCCGCTCTTTTTTCCTGGAGGAGACATCGGATCTTTATGCGTTTACGGAACGGTCAATGACTTGGCCGTTAGCGGCGCAAAACCGCTCTACCTGACGCTGTCTTTGATCCTGGAAGAAGGCCTGCCGATCGCGGTCTTGCAAGAGGTTTTGCAAAGCGTTGCACGAGCAGCGAATCAGACCGGCATCAAAATTGTCGCGGGCGACACGAAGGTCGTACCGCGCGGGGCCGCCGATGGGTTATTCATCAACACGACCGGAATCGGTGAATTGGTCGATCCCGTGCCGCCAGGACCGCAAGCTCTTTGCGAAGGTGACGAATTGATTGTCACCGGCCCGGTCGGTCGTCACGGCATCGCTGTTTTGTGTGCAAGAGAAGAACTAGCCCTGCAACCTGCACCGACAAGCGATTGTGGATCGCTGGTGGCAGCGACCATGCAACTTCGTCATCGCCTTGGTACGCGACTGCGGACGATGCGCGACGCGACACGCGGCGGCGTCGGTGCGGTGCTGCATGAATGGTCCGAATCGAGTGGATTGACTCTAGCAGTTAACGAGAAAGACATTCCCGTTTCGCCCGACGTCCGCGGCGCGAGTGAATTGCTGGGACTGGATCCGATTCACATCGCCAACGAAGGCACGATGCTAATCGCTGTCGAATCGGGAGCAAGCGAGGATGCTCTCGAAGCACTTCGATCGCTTCCCGAGACACAGTATTCCGCCAAGATCGGCACGGCCATCACAAGGCAAGCCACCCCCGTCACGATCACTCGGATGTTCGGTCGCCCTCAACCGCTTGACCAACCTCAGGGTGCTCCCCAGCCAAGGATCTGCTGA
- a CDS encoding class I fructose-bisphosphate aldolase — translation MSATIAELLGEDAASLLEHQCQTIPRSRMHVPGPDFLDRVVCHSDRSQRVINNLARLFTHGRLAQTGYVSILPVDQGIEHSGGASFAPNPDYFDPENIVRLAMEGGCNAVASTLGVLGAVSRKFAHRIPFIVKINHNELLTYPNSYDQVLFGSVDRAFDMGAVAVGATIYFGSSESRRQIVEVSAAFERAHDLGMATVLWCYLRNSAFKTDKDYHTSADLTGQANHLGVTLQADIIKQKLATNNGGFTAIKFGKTSPLVYEKLTSDHPIDLCRYQVANCYMGRAGLINSGGASSGASDLADAVKTAVVNKRAGGTGLISGRKAFQRPMADGIELLNRIQDVYLDSNITVA, via the coding sequence ATGTCCGCTACGATCGCTGAACTGCTGGGTGAGGACGCGGCGTCTCTCCTGGAACATCAGTGCCAAACCATTCCGCGAAGTCGTATGCACGTGCCAGGGCCTGATTTCCTCGATCGTGTCGTGTGTCATTCCGATCGAAGCCAACGTGTGATCAACAACTTGGCACGTCTGTTTACCCACGGACGACTGGCGCAAACCGGCTACGTGTCGATCTTGCCAGTCGACCAGGGGATTGAGCACTCAGGCGGAGCGTCGTTCGCACCCAACCCCGACTACTTTGATCCAGAGAACATTGTGCGGTTGGCTATGGAAGGTGGGTGCAACGCGGTCGCATCGACACTGGGCGTATTAGGCGCAGTGTCGCGCAAGTTCGCACACCGAATCCCTTTCATCGTGAAGATTAACCACAACGAATTGCTCACTTATCCAAACTCGTACGATCAAGTTCTATTCGGTAGCGTCGATCGAGCGTTTGACATGGGAGCGGTGGCGGTTGGAGCAACAATTTACTTCGGTTCGTCAGAATCGCGACGACAGATTGTAGAAGTTTCCGCCGCGTTTGAACGCGCTCACGATTTGGGCATGGCGACGGTGCTTTGGTGCTACCTTCGGAATTCAGCCTTCAAGACTGACAAGGACTATCACACGTCCGCCGACCTGACAGGCCAAGCGAATCATCTGGGCGTAACATTGCAAGCCGACATTATCAAGCAGAAGCTCGCAACGAATAATGGAGGATTCACAGCGATCAAGTTTGGTAAGACGTCGCCCCTCGTATACGAAAAGCTGACTTCCGATCATCCGATTGATCTGTGTCGCTATCAAGTTGCAAATTGCTACATGGGACGAGCGGGGTTAATCAATTCAGGTGGAGCCTCATCGGGAGCATCGGACCTAGCCGACGCGGTGAAGACGGCAGTCGTCAATAAACGCGCCGGTGGAACGGGGCTCATTTCAGGACGCAAAGCTTTTCAACGGCCAATGGCTGACGGCATTGAACTGCTCAATCGAATTCAGGACGTGTACTTGGACTCCAACATAACGGTTGCATGA
- the hypD gene encoding hydrogenase formation protein HypD, whose product MKYLDEYRDPASAKKLVEAIRRQVTRPWTLMEVCGGQTHGLLRNGIEAELQGTVELIHGPGCPVCVTAMESIDFAQQLAMLHTTSTNNVVLASFGDMMRVPGSHGSLLDTKANGGNVKTVYSPLDAVELAKRHPEKQVVFFAVGFETTAPATALAVKQAANDGIHNFSLLVSHVRVQPAMEALLQSPHNRVQAFLAAGHVCAVMGYESYEPMVERYRLPIVVTGFEPLDLLEGILNCVRQLEQGEARVDNAYSRGVSRQGNQAAQDIVREVYEVCDRPWRGFGIVTNGGLQLNQDWRHFDARSRFDFIRSLPVIEPAECESAHVLAGRIKPPECAAFGKACTPDAPMGAPMVSSEGACAAYYKWHTP is encoded by the coding sequence ATGAAGTACTTAGACGAATATCGTGATCCCGCTTCGGCCAAGAAGTTAGTCGAAGCGATCCGTCGCCAAGTGACTCGCCCGTGGACGTTGATGGAGGTCTGTGGCGGACAAACTCATGGCTTGCTACGAAACGGGATTGAAGCAGAGCTGCAAGGAACGGTCGAATTGATTCACGGCCCCGGATGCCCCGTTTGTGTCACGGCGATGGAGTCGATTGATTTTGCTCAGCAGCTTGCCATGCTGCATACGACTTCGACCAACAACGTGGTCCTGGCTAGCTTTGGCGACATGATGCGAGTCCCTGGTAGCCACGGTTCGCTGCTGGACACCAAGGCCAATGGCGGGAATGTGAAAACAGTGTACTCACCACTGGACGCTGTCGAGTTGGCGAAACGTCATCCGGAGAAACAGGTCGTGTTCTTTGCCGTCGGTTTTGAAACGACGGCTCCGGCGACTGCGTTGGCGGTGAAGCAAGCGGCCAACGATGGCATCCACAATTTCAGCTTGCTGGTTTCGCACGTTCGTGTGCAACCGGCGATGGAAGCTCTACTGCAGTCGCCGCACAACCGAGTGCAAGCGTTCTTGGCGGCCGGTCATGTTTGCGCCGTGATGGGCTACGAGTCCTATGAACCGATGGTCGAGCGCTACCGCTTGCCAATCGTTGTGACTGGATTCGAGCCACTTGATCTGCTCGAAGGCATTTTGAATTGTGTCCGACAACTCGAACAGGGCGAAGCTCGCGTTGACAACGCCTACTCGCGCGGCGTCAGCCGCCAAGGTAACCAAGCGGCTCAGGACATCGTTCGTGAAGTCTATGAAGTTTGCGACCGTCCCTGGCGTGGCTTTGGTATCGTCACGAATGGTGGATTGCAGCTTAACCAAGATTGGCGGCACTTTGACGCGAGATCGCGCTTCGATTTCATTCGCAGTCTGCCAGTGATCGAACCGGCGGAATGCGAAAGTGCTCATGTATTGGCCGGACGCATCAAACCGCCCGAGTGTGCTGCGTTTGGAAAGGCTTGCACGCCCGACGCACCAATGGGAGCACCGATGGTTTCATCCGAAGGAGCCTGCGCCGCGTACTACAAATGGCACACACCATGA
- a CDS encoding HypC/HybG/HupF family hydrogenase formation chaperone, producing MCLGIPGKVVQFTQQETPFAKAEIEFDGVRRVCHMACVPEAEVGDYVIVHAGIAISRIDADEAQRVFQELAKLDDDDGWKDEP from the coding sequence ATGTGCTTAGGCATTCCCGGCAAGGTCGTTCAATTCACTCAGCAAGAAACTCCGTTTGCGAAAGCCGAGATCGAGTTCGATGGCGTGCGTCGCGTCTGCCACATGGCGTGTGTTCCCGAAGCCGAGGTTGGCGACTACGTCATCGTTCACGCGGGCATCGCGATTAGCCGGATAGATGCCGACGAGGCGCAGCGTGTTTTCCAAGAGCTGGCGAAGCTGGATGACGACGATGGCTGGAAGGACGAGCCGTAA